Proteins encoded together in one Pongo abelii isolate AG06213 chromosome 8, NHGRI_mPonAbe1-v2.0_pri, whole genome shotgun sequence window:
- the LDB1 gene encoding LIM domain-binding protein 1 isoform X2: MSVGCACPGCSSKSFKLYSPKEPPNGNAFPPFHPGTMLDRDVGPTPMYPPTYLEPGIGRHTPYGNQTDYRIFELNKRLQNWTEECDNLWWDAFTTEFFEDDAMLTITFCLEDGPKRYTIGRTLIPRYFRSIFEGGATELYYVLKHPKEAFHSNFVSLDCDQGSMVTQHGKPMFTQVCVEGRLYLEFMFDDMMRIKTWHFSIRQHRELIPRSILAMHAQDPQMLDQLSKNITRCGLSNSTLNYLRLCVILEPMQELMSRHKTYSLSPRDCLKTCLFQKWQRMVAPPAEPTRQQPSKRRKRKMSGGSTMSSGGGNTNNSNSKKKSPASTFALSSQVPDVMVVGEPTLMGGEFGDEDERLITRLENTQFDAANGIDDEDSFNNSPALGANSPWNSKPPSSQESKSENPTSQASQ; encoded by the exons ATGTCAGTGGGCTGTGCCTGTCCTG GTTGTTCCTCAAAGTCATTCAAGCTGTACTCGCCGAAGGAGCCCCCAAACGGCAACGCCTTTCCCCCCTTCCATCCCGGCACCATGCTGGATAGGGATGTGGG CCCAACTCCCATGTACCCGCCTACATACCTGGAGCCAGGGATTGG GAGGCACACACCATATGGCAACCAAACTGACTACAGAATATTTGAGCTTAACAAACGGCTTCAGAACTGGACAGAG GAGTGTGACAATCTCTGGTGGGATGCATTCACAACTGAGTTCTTTGAGGACGATGCCATGTTGACCATCACTTTCTGCCTGGAGGATGGACCAAAGAGATATA CCATTGGCCGGACCCTGATCCCACGCTACTTCCGCAGCATCTTTGAGGGGGGTGCTACGGAGCTGTACTATGTTCTTAAGCACCCCAAGGAGGCATTCCACAGCAACTTTGTGTCCCTCGACTGTGACCAGGGCAGCATGGTGACCCAGCATGGCAAGCCCATGTTCACCCAG GTGTGTGTGGAGGGCCGGTTGTACCTGGAGTTCATGTTTGACGACATGATGCGGATAAAGACGTGGCACTTCAGCATCCGGCAGCACCGAGAGCTCATCCCCCGCAGCATCCTTGCCATGCAT GCCCAAGACCCCCAGATGTTGGATCAGCTCTCCAAAAACATCACTCGGTGTGGGCTGTCCAATTCCACTCTCAACTACCTCCGA CTCTGTGTGATACTCGAGCCCATGCAAGAGCTCATGTCCCGCCACAAGACCTACAGCCTCAGCCCCCGTGACTGCCTCAAGACCTGCCTTTTCCAGAAGTGGCAGCGCATGGTAGCACCCCCTG CGGAGCCCACACGTCAGCAGCCCAGCAAACGGCGAAAACGGAAGATGTCAGGGGGCAGCACCATGAGCTCGGGGGGTGGCAACaccaacaacagcaacagcaagaAGAAGAGCCCAGCTAGCACCTTCGCCCTCTCCAGCCAGGTACCT GATGTGATGGTGGTGGGGGAGCCCACCCTCATGGGCGGGGAGTTCGGGGACGAGGACGAGAGGCTCATCACCCGGCTGGAGAACACCCAGTTTGACGCAGCCAACGGCATTGACGACGAGGACAGCTTTAACAACTCCCCTGCACTGGGCGCCAACAGCCCCTGGAACAGCAAGCCTCCGTCCAGCCAAGAAAGCAAATCGGAGAACCCCACGTCACAGGCCTCCCAGTAA
- the LDB1 gene encoding LIM domain-binding protein 1 isoform X1, giving the protein MLDRDVGPTPMYPPTYLEPGIGRHTPYGNQTDYRIFELNKRLQNWTEECDNLWWDAFTTEFFEDDAMLTITFCLEDGPKRYTIGRTLIPRYFRSIFEGGATELYYVLKHPKEAFHSNFVSLDCDQGSMVTQHGKPMFTQVCVEGRLYLEFMFDDMMRIKTWHFSIRQHRELIPRSILAMHAQDPQMLDQLSKNITRCGLSNSTLNYLRLCVILEPMQELMSRHKTYSLSPRDCLKTCLFQKWQRMVAPPAEPTRQQPSKRRKRKMSGGSTMSSGGGNTNNSNSKKKSPASTFALSSQVPDVMVVGEPTLMGGEFGDEDERLITRLENTQFDAANGIDDEDSFNNSPALGANSPWNSKPPSSQESKSENPTSQASQ; this is encoded by the exons ATGCTGGATAGGGATGTGGG CCCAACTCCCATGTACCCGCCTACATACCTGGAGCCAGGGATTGG GAGGCACACACCATATGGCAACCAAACTGACTACAGAATATTTGAGCTTAACAAACGGCTTCAGAACTGGACAGAG GAGTGTGACAATCTCTGGTGGGATGCATTCACAACTGAGTTCTTTGAGGACGATGCCATGTTGACCATCACTTTCTGCCTGGAGGATGGACCAAAGAGATATA CCATTGGCCGGACCCTGATCCCACGCTACTTCCGCAGCATCTTTGAGGGGGGTGCTACGGAGCTGTACTATGTTCTTAAGCACCCCAAGGAGGCATTCCACAGCAACTTTGTGTCCCTCGACTGTGACCAGGGCAGCATGGTGACCCAGCATGGCAAGCCCATGTTCACCCAG GTGTGTGTGGAGGGCCGGTTGTACCTGGAGTTCATGTTTGACGACATGATGCGGATAAAGACGTGGCACTTCAGCATCCGGCAGCACCGAGAGCTCATCCCCCGCAGCATCCTTGCCATGCAT GCCCAAGACCCCCAGATGTTGGATCAGCTCTCCAAAAACATCACTCGGTGTGGGCTGTCCAATTCCACTCTCAACTACCTCCGA CTCTGTGTGATACTCGAGCCCATGCAAGAGCTCATGTCCCGCCACAAGACCTACAGCCTCAGCCCCCGTGACTGCCTCAAGACCTGCCTTTTCCAGAAGTGGCAGCGCATGGTAGCACCCCCTG CGGAGCCCACACGTCAGCAGCCCAGCAAACGGCGAAAACGGAAGATGTCAGGGGGCAGCACCATGAGCTCGGGGGGTGGCAACaccaacaacagcaacagcaagaAGAAGAGCCCAGCTAGCACCTTCGCCCTCTCCAGCCAGGTACCT GATGTGATGGTGGTGGGGGAGCCCACCCTCATGGGCGGGGAGTTCGGGGACGAGGACGAGAGGCTCATCACCCGGCTGGAGAACACCCAGTTTGACGCAGCCAACGGCATTGACGACGAGGACAGCTTTAACAACTCCCCTGCACTGGGCGCCAACAGCCCCTGGAACAGCAAGCCTCCGTCCAGCCAAGAAAGCAAATCGGAGAACCCCACGTCACAGGCCTCCCAGTAA
- the LDB1 gene encoding LIM domain-binding protein 1 isoform X3, with amino-acid sequence MSVGCACPGCSSKSFKLYSPKEPPNGNAFPPFHPGTMLDRDVGPTPMYPPTYLEPGIGRHTPYGNQTDYRIFELNKRLQNWTEECDNLWWDAFTTEFFEDDAMLTITFCLEDGPKRYTIGRTLIPRYFRSIFEGGATELYYVLKHPKEAFHSNFVSLDCDQGSMVTQHGKPMFTQVCVEGRLYLEFMFDDMMRIKTWHFSIRQHRELIPRSILAMHAQDPQMLDQLSKNITRCGLSNSTLNYLRLCVILEPMQELMSRHKTYSLSPRDCLKTCLFQKWQRMVAPPAEPTRQQPSKRRKRKMSGGSTMSSGGGNTNNSNSKKKSPASTFALSSQDVMVVGEPTLMGGEFGDEDERLITRLENTQFDAANGIDDEDSFNNSPALGANSPWNSKPPSSQESKSENPTSQASQ; translated from the exons ATGTCAGTGGGCTGTGCCTGTCCTG GTTGTTCCTCAAAGTCATTCAAGCTGTACTCGCCGAAGGAGCCCCCAAACGGCAACGCCTTTCCCCCCTTCCATCCCGGCACCATGCTGGATAGGGATGTGGG CCCAACTCCCATGTACCCGCCTACATACCTGGAGCCAGGGATTGG GAGGCACACACCATATGGCAACCAAACTGACTACAGAATATTTGAGCTTAACAAACGGCTTCAGAACTGGACAGAG GAGTGTGACAATCTCTGGTGGGATGCATTCACAACTGAGTTCTTTGAGGACGATGCCATGTTGACCATCACTTTCTGCCTGGAGGATGGACCAAAGAGATATA CCATTGGCCGGACCCTGATCCCACGCTACTTCCGCAGCATCTTTGAGGGGGGTGCTACGGAGCTGTACTATGTTCTTAAGCACCCCAAGGAGGCATTCCACAGCAACTTTGTGTCCCTCGACTGTGACCAGGGCAGCATGGTGACCCAGCATGGCAAGCCCATGTTCACCCAG GTGTGTGTGGAGGGCCGGTTGTACCTGGAGTTCATGTTTGACGACATGATGCGGATAAAGACGTGGCACTTCAGCATCCGGCAGCACCGAGAGCTCATCCCCCGCAGCATCCTTGCCATGCAT GCCCAAGACCCCCAGATGTTGGATCAGCTCTCCAAAAACATCACTCGGTGTGGGCTGTCCAATTCCACTCTCAACTACCTCCGA CTCTGTGTGATACTCGAGCCCATGCAAGAGCTCATGTCCCGCCACAAGACCTACAGCCTCAGCCCCCGTGACTGCCTCAAGACCTGCCTTTTCCAGAAGTGGCAGCGCATGGTAGCACCCCCTG CGGAGCCCACACGTCAGCAGCCCAGCAAACGGCGAAAACGGAAGATGTCAGGGGGCAGCACCATGAGCTCGGGGGGTGGCAACaccaacaacagcaacagcaagaAGAAGAGCCCAGCTAGCACCTTCGCCCTCTCCAGCCAG GATGTGATGGTGGTGGGGGAGCCCACCCTCATGGGCGGGGAGTTCGGGGACGAGGACGAGAGGCTCATCACCCGGCTGGAGAACACCCAGTTTGACGCAGCCAACGGCATTGACGACGAGGACAGCTTTAACAACTCCCCTGCACTGGGCGCCAACAGCCCCTGGAACAGCAAGCCTCCGTCCAGCCAAGAAAGCAAATCGGAGAACCCCACGTCACAGGCCTCCCAGTAA
- the LDB1 gene encoding LIM domain-binding protein 1 isoform X4, giving the protein MSVGCACPGCSSKSFKLYSPKEPPNGNAFPPFHPGTMLDRDVGPTPMYPPTYLEPGIGRHTPYGNQTDYRIFELNKRLQNWTEECDNLWWDAFTTEFFEDDAMLTITFCLEDGPKRYTIGRTLIPRYFRSIFEGGATELYYVLKHPKEAFHSNFVSLDCDQGSMVTQHGKPMFTQVCVEGRLYLEFMFDDMMRIKTWHFSIRQHRELIPRSILAMHAQDPQMLDQLSKNITRCGLSNSTLNYLRLCVILEPMQELMSRHKTYSLSPRDCLKTCLFQKWQRMVAPPAEPTRQQPSKRRKRKMSGGSTMSSGGGNTNNSNSKKKSPASTFALSSQVPIWPA; this is encoded by the exons ATGTCAGTGGGCTGTGCCTGTCCTG GTTGTTCCTCAAAGTCATTCAAGCTGTACTCGCCGAAGGAGCCCCCAAACGGCAACGCCTTTCCCCCCTTCCATCCCGGCACCATGCTGGATAGGGATGTGGG CCCAACTCCCATGTACCCGCCTACATACCTGGAGCCAGGGATTGG GAGGCACACACCATATGGCAACCAAACTGACTACAGAATATTTGAGCTTAACAAACGGCTTCAGAACTGGACAGAG GAGTGTGACAATCTCTGGTGGGATGCATTCACAACTGAGTTCTTTGAGGACGATGCCATGTTGACCATCACTTTCTGCCTGGAGGATGGACCAAAGAGATATA CCATTGGCCGGACCCTGATCCCACGCTACTTCCGCAGCATCTTTGAGGGGGGTGCTACGGAGCTGTACTATGTTCTTAAGCACCCCAAGGAGGCATTCCACAGCAACTTTGTGTCCCTCGACTGTGACCAGGGCAGCATGGTGACCCAGCATGGCAAGCCCATGTTCACCCAG GTGTGTGTGGAGGGCCGGTTGTACCTGGAGTTCATGTTTGACGACATGATGCGGATAAAGACGTGGCACTTCAGCATCCGGCAGCACCGAGAGCTCATCCCCCGCAGCATCCTTGCCATGCAT GCCCAAGACCCCCAGATGTTGGATCAGCTCTCCAAAAACATCACTCGGTGTGGGCTGTCCAATTCCACTCTCAACTACCTCCGA CTCTGTGTGATACTCGAGCCCATGCAAGAGCTCATGTCCCGCCACAAGACCTACAGCCTCAGCCCCCGTGACTGCCTCAAGACCTGCCTTTTCCAGAAGTGGCAGCGCATGGTAGCACCCCCTG CGGAGCCCACACGTCAGCAGCCCAGCAAACGGCGAAAACGGAAGATGTCAGGGGGCAGCACCATGAGCTCGGGGGGTGGCAACaccaacaacagcaacagcaagaAGAAGAGCCCAGCTAGCACCTTCGCCCTCTCCAGCCAGGTACCT
- the LDB1 gene encoding LIM domain-binding protein 1 isoform X5, giving the protein MSVGCACPGCSSKSFKLYSPKEPPNGNAFPPFHPGTMLDRDVGPTPMYPPTYLEPGIGRHTPYGNQTDYRIFELNKRLQNWTEECDNLWWDAFTTEFFEDDAMLTITFCLEDGPKRYTIGRTLIPRYFRSIFEGGATELYYVLKHPKEAFHSNFVSLDCDQGSMVTQHGKPMFTQVCVEGRLYLEFMFDDMMRIKTWHFSIRQHRELIPRSILAMHAQDPQMLDQLSKNITRCGLSNSTLNYLRLCVILEPMQELMSRHKTYSLSPRDCLKTCLFQKWQRMVAPPAEPTRQQPSKRRKRKMSGGSTMSSGGGNTNNSNSKKKSPASTFALSSQIWPA; this is encoded by the exons ATGTCAGTGGGCTGTGCCTGTCCTG GTTGTTCCTCAAAGTCATTCAAGCTGTACTCGCCGAAGGAGCCCCCAAACGGCAACGCCTTTCCCCCCTTCCATCCCGGCACCATGCTGGATAGGGATGTGGG CCCAACTCCCATGTACCCGCCTACATACCTGGAGCCAGGGATTGG GAGGCACACACCATATGGCAACCAAACTGACTACAGAATATTTGAGCTTAACAAACGGCTTCAGAACTGGACAGAG GAGTGTGACAATCTCTGGTGGGATGCATTCACAACTGAGTTCTTTGAGGACGATGCCATGTTGACCATCACTTTCTGCCTGGAGGATGGACCAAAGAGATATA CCATTGGCCGGACCCTGATCCCACGCTACTTCCGCAGCATCTTTGAGGGGGGTGCTACGGAGCTGTACTATGTTCTTAAGCACCCCAAGGAGGCATTCCACAGCAACTTTGTGTCCCTCGACTGTGACCAGGGCAGCATGGTGACCCAGCATGGCAAGCCCATGTTCACCCAG GTGTGTGTGGAGGGCCGGTTGTACCTGGAGTTCATGTTTGACGACATGATGCGGATAAAGACGTGGCACTTCAGCATCCGGCAGCACCGAGAGCTCATCCCCCGCAGCATCCTTGCCATGCAT GCCCAAGACCCCCAGATGTTGGATCAGCTCTCCAAAAACATCACTCGGTGTGGGCTGTCCAATTCCACTCTCAACTACCTCCGA CTCTGTGTGATACTCGAGCCCATGCAAGAGCTCATGTCCCGCCACAAGACCTACAGCCTCAGCCCCCGTGACTGCCTCAAGACCTGCCTTTTCCAGAAGTGGCAGCGCATGGTAGCACCCCCTG CGGAGCCCACACGTCAGCAGCCCAGCAAACGGCGAAAACGGAAGATGTCAGGGGGCAGCACCATGAGCTCGGGGGGTGGCAACaccaacaacagcaacagcaagaAGAAGAGCCCAGCTAGCACCTTCGCCCTCTCCAGCCAG